Within Takifugu rubripes chromosome 20, fTakRub1.2, whole genome shotgun sequence, the genomic segment CATATTTGAGTGGGATGCAACAGATGTGGCGGAGCTCAGAAGGGCCAAGAAGGCACAACTGTTGCAGGAGGGCTGGCCCGCTCTCTCTGACCAGGAGTTGGACAAACATATTAAAAAAGACGAGCTTGCGCTGCACTGCAGGAGACGGACCCGTGGAGAGGAGACATCCATCCAACTCCTTGATCAGCTTCTTACGGAGCTCATGAGTGGCAAGGGGAATGATGCACTAGGTGTTCCTCTTCTAGACACTGTTAGGATGCAGCACATCTGGCGCATCCAAAGGCGGCATGTGAGGTGCATCCAGGACCCTCCTGGCTTGGCTTTATACACGGAGACTGGGAGCACCAGAAAGGGAGGAGTGGTATTAAAAACATTCCGCTGTGCCAGGGGTTCCACGTCTCTGGAATCGTTTCACTGCCATTTGAATCGATTCATTCCAGGTTTGTGCTAAATGTTCATGATCACTCTTTATAACGAGAATTTAGGCCAGGGGATTTAAtggtgttttgcttttaaagttGTTGGCCTATGAGCCACAGTGATTTGGGGTTCTGACTATTACCTTATAAATAGTGTTCTCTGTGTGTAACTCTTCACTTTTTCTCATTTATCAGGAATCTCTTACACTTTACTTCCTTTACTTGTTTCTCAAGGGAACAGTGCGAACCTGCTGAACTACCAAATCTACCTTTTGGAAGGACTCAGTCGCTGGAATCAAGAccgggccgctgctgctgtcacatctgaACCTTCAACTTTGCGCACGTACACAGGGGAGTTGGTTCATTGTGTGAACAGCAACTACGAGAAGGTGTTTGGCAGGAAACTTATTCCAGGGTTTTCACCACCTGCAAAATACACAGGTAGTGTCAAAAGTGCCTGTgtgcattgtttttatttgagtttGGGATGGTTCTGTTATTCAAAATTTCCCAATTTAATATTTGTCAGGAGAACTCATTGGGGTGCAGTACTTGCTGAGGCAGAATAATGAACCTCTACAAGACATGCACCCCAATTCTGAGGAGACATCCCAGTTGATGGAGGACTTAGATGTTGAGGAGCCAAAAGATCCAGATGAGGGATTTGAGGATTTTTTGGGAAGTGAAGCAACAATTGTGGATCTGATGGTTTCTAATCCCATCAAAGAAATctaccctcctccagctgttctttgtccttcagcagtgcctcctccaccttcagcagtgcctccatcaccttcagcagtgcctcctccaccttcagcagtgcctccatcaccttcagcagtgcctcctccaccttcagcagtgcctccatcaccttcagcagtgcctcctccaccttcagccgtgcctccaccaccttcagcagtgcctcctccaccttcagccgtgcctccaccaccttcagcagtgcctccaccaccttcagccgtgcctcctccaccttcagccgtgcctccaccaccttcagccgtgcctccaccaccttcagccgtgcctcctccaccttcagccgtgcctccaccacctccagccgtgcctcctccaccttcagccgtgcagtcatctacagttttgcttcagccccagcttccttcttccatgtcctcttcacaacaggatgtaagtgataaataaataaattctcagtcgATCTATAGATCACCTTCCAACTTCCCCAACTATTCTATCCTGccggctccccggtgaatcctgtctgctgtctattcctgataataaagctgtgttccgtcgaactctggtgtcgcatttgggttctcgtcgggtccctgaagtctgtctgtctgcaagaatttaagtagtgacaaggaaactgtgatgccacagaacctaaatatcagtttttattttccaggctgtAGACAACCGCAACATTCCTGGAATGGACCGTGTGGATGAACTGGCTGAATACTTGGTGgagctacgagagcagacaggatTGACCCTGAACAATCAGCAAGTTAGCACCATTCTGGGTTTGTGGCAGAATCTTGTcaaatttgacaaagacaggattgtGTATGCTGCAAGGCATCAGGAGCGGTTGCTAACTGGACGGTTCAGGTCACCTAAAAAGAAGGCTGTGTTCACTCCTGGGGTGGAAAGTACAAAACGGTGTGTTCTTGGCTCAAGTGGTTCACCAGCTCAGTGGCCAAACTGCTGTCGCCTGATAGAGACCATCTTCGTGAGGCTGTGCAACATTCATACGAGCCCCaaaaaaagaggacaacacAGCATATCTCGATGGTCTCTGATTTTACAGGACTACAAAAAGAtccggcagctggttctgggCAATGGGACGCTAATGGAGCAGACAACCCTTCAACTTGTTGTAGTGAACCAGACCACCCTAATGCAGTGGTATAACCAACGGCTGAAGGGTCAGGAGGTGTCTGTTCTTTTGCAAGGTGTGCAACTGCCAGTCGCACGGCCAGTGGCAGCAGACCCATTGccctgtgcaaaaacaaaacctatCTCTCTGCCACACTACCAACACCAGCCCCCAGCTTACCAGCTGCACACCTACAACATGCCAGCAAATACAGCTGGACAGGCAAAACCGAGGGTACGGCGAATTGAGCCTGCAGTTGCCTCCAGTGGACCATCAGCCACCCTCTTTCAGTCCTCGGTCACACAAGCTCCAGATTCCTCAGCTCCCAACAGAGAGAGGTCCATTCTGCCGAAGTTTGTAGTGCCGCAGTTTGTTTTGTTACCACAGCTGACCATTGCCTCAGATAACacttctcctgctccagagccccatGTTTCCACTGTCCCGGAtgggaaacaaaaaagaaaatataaccGGACGGTCACTGCTAATTCTTGTAGAGCTTGTGGACAGTTCAGGACGGTGGAGACTGGCCACAGCCAGTATAAAGGAAAAATATACTGTCCAAACACTGAGGCCCTCACCAAAGAACAgtggctgaagcagatgaggCAGTAATGTGATCTTGTTACTTTTAATATACTTATCCCTGTGGGCTGTTCTGCCCTTTGAGTtccactgcaagttttacatcCTATTTCATAGTTGTATTAAGTTCACAATTGTACatacatattctctttgttataaattaaaagttttacaaaccattcctacaaaaataattctatcatttttgggtCCGGGTGGGATTCgaacttctgtctttccttctcttcttcccccttttttccccttttttccccttcttccccATCTTATACAGACTATTGTTCCCCAGCTTACTGCATACCCGACGAGCGAAAAGCTGTATAAGCCCGGCcagtcatatgcgccattcaatctttcaacagccagtcgcgtcgccgatccaatctttcgacagccagtcatatgcgccattcaatctttcaacagccagtcgcgtcgccgatccaatctttcaacagccaatcatatgcgcgattcaatctttcgacagccaatcatatgcgccattcaatctttcgacagccaatcgtctgcgccattcaatctttcgacgccccgccttaaattaaactgtggtctcaatctttggaaaagtCAATCGATCCGATCCTcgagttgatttattatttaaaaatctgcccgctgtttattccggacatctccgtggattttgacaaggtacgtgcgcaaattgaggtctgttattcgttacgtttttttttttcatttcacataaaatatcaccgtaaaATCGtaatgcaatatgtccaagtcatgtcaggcatttgtaacgctaatgtaacttgatcatcgggagttttgcaataaagtttgtgcagttgctgccggagctttagctggttgtatgtatttctgccgatgaaattgcttgttttctttggcagttgtacgctggagtgcgtcgtttctgattacttgttatgttataacaatatgttatgttatgttataacatgacagaaaatgtctaccaAAAAAACTCACAAGGCCATGGATGACCAAGAGTGGCTGTCGCGCCTGAGGTCATTTGCCACCACAGGCGTCTGGCCATCAACTTCAGGCAACAGGCCTGCTCCCAGGCAAAAGAAgtggcatgacctttacactaAGGTAAAACGACCAACCAAAAACGAcctacattaatcatttcagatagcagactacatttttccctcaggtatagacagaaaggatataatctatctagatttataACTATTAGCAGAATAAAAATCCCTCGGAAGAACTTAACacggtgaactgttacattcagcagggtgtttacacatttattagtcagctattatgttatgtgaaacaagagtaagatttttttgttgttacagatagaaaagtgccctctgcagctgaggggtcaaaggaccctggtgagagagccacaggggtgcaattgcggctttcacactcacaaggtGACTACAATTAAAAAGActgcaaatatagaaaaattcatttccaatgagaggttgactgctgacactgacagcacattcacaaCTCCATACATCTCTCCTATTTTTCAGGCACGCCTTCATTCACTAATGGAATAGAATAGTTatgtagtgtgtgagtgtgttgttggcgggggtgggggtagcagtcgtgggggtggggggtgggggtagcagtagtggggggtgggggtagcagtcgtgggggtggggggtgggggggtgggggtagcagtcgtgggggtgggggtagcagtagtggggggtgggggtagcagtcgtgggggtggggggtggggggtgggggtagcagtcgtggggggtgggtgggggttaATAACACAGACATAACAATGTTAGATTTGGGGATGTTTAAGGTACctagtgtgttttttcttttttattgcagGCAACATTAGAGAATgctggaaagaaaaatattaaaatccttaAACAGCACTACTTAAAGAGCACTCATTACTTTGGGCAAAACTGCAGCAATAACAAGAAACAACATTGACACTTTCGACTTTATTTTGGTTGTGTGTGATTTTCTGGGAGGACTGTAGTGTTTGATTTCATATTAAAAACATTGGCTTAACTTCAACCTGGATCGGTTGGGCTCTGTCAGTGGGTCATGAAGATAAATGGTCTGTTCCTCACCTGAAGAATGGCATTACATGTATCAGGAGGTAATATTATTCTGGGTTTTGTAATCTTCAACTAACCAAAACACCCTAACGTAgtttattgctttaaaataCAGATCCCACAGGCACTAACGGCACTAATCAAGCACAGTGGTGAAGTTTCAATAAAATAACTGTTTGATGATAATTACCATCCATTAAAGACAATTGTTGATATGAATTAGTGTTAATAGTAGTCGCAGTATTAATTTCACGCTCTTTTGATAATTTAATTTACATGTACTAGTACTGGGCAAATGATGATTTCTTGATGGTTTCTGCgactcttcagcttcctgctgctgctgcctcaacaTGCATTGTTGGCCAGAGCACGTCTGCATCCACTGGTGATTCGGCAGTGTCAAGTCCTGCCCACTCGTTCTCTGTGGTAAATGAAGCCTCCAAATCATTTTCTTGCAATTATTTAATTCAGTCTAACATACGTATGCCTGACTGACTCATTGGGTGCGCTGTATTTTTCAGATACCCTCTGTTGTTCCAGTAACAACCCATGCAGGTGACACATCAGTCACCCTTCCTCCTCCGCAGAGAAGTCCAGTCAGCTCTACTGATGTCTCCACTGCTCCAATAAGGTCGAGGATAAATATTTCAATGGTAAATTTAACATACTGATATTAATTTCTAGTCAAAGTTACTTACTCCAAATGTTCTTCAAGCATAAAAACATCTTATGACATAGCGATGCAACGTTTTGCCTCTAATTTCCAAGGCTTTTGATTTTGATATATGTTTTATGAGTTTGATATATGTTATTTTAAGTTTGAAAGATCAAGGTTTGGTGGAAAACATGTGAGAGCTGCAAAGCCAAACCTGAACGTTTCCAGAAAACCTTCCCAGGTGAATATAAGAACATATTATGAAGTTTGGCATGTAAATACAAATGTATGACAGTAGCAAATAATAACATGTCACATCTATATAACCCCATAGGTACCAGTGACTACATCGGGACATGAGGGTCCTGGGGCAGCTTCAGCCATCTACCCATCTCCTGATCCTGTCCCATTGCCAAAGCAGCCTCATCAACCTTCCCCGTCTCGTCCAACTGTTTCCGCATCCCCAGACACCTTCCTTGCTCCCCCATTACCACCACCTGTGCAGCGACCAGCACCTGCTCAGCCTGTGACGGATCATACTGTTGTGAGCAACCTGGTAAAAACAGTCAACATAAATAGATAAAAGTGATGATACTTTTGTTTTGCCTTAAACTATTGCATGGGATGAGTCTTAAAAGGCAGGTCTCCTTGTTTTGCTGTACTTTAACAGAACCCCTTTCAGCCAGagcattctgctgctctcccactgCTGTGGCCAAAGACAATGCCACAGCAGGACCACAAGTGGGTGTCATCAGCTTTGTTCAGGGTTGGTTCAGGTGGAAAGTTGGAGTTGCGTGACCAGCTTCAGCTGTGGTATTACCCTCCACAGTCATCTCTGGTGTACCACCAGGCTCCAACCCCTTGCCGTTTCTTCGCacagtctctgctgctgtggatgcCGTACAGGCTATGGAAGGTACGGCTGCTCTGCTTAAAGCCAGCATGTAATGGGCATCCACTGGCCAGCGGTGGTCTTCACAAGAGAGTGCGCCAGGTCCTTGATGTCGACCGCTATTACAACTTGGTCACAGAGACCCTGATATGCACCAAGTGCAGAACTAGCCAGTTGTCATGGAGTCAGGCaattctccagcagctggacctggagcaCCGCTCAGAGTTTAGGGTCATCCTGACACGCAGGTACACGACACAAATACATGCATATGCACTCActacacatatttacacatcaaAATGTAgtttggagaaagagagaataatttttttcctttttaaagataTGCCTGTGACATCAGAGTGATCCGTCAGCTGCGTGAGCGTGGCCTGGGGAACAGTCCATCAAGGATTATTCTCCAGCTAAAGGAGAACCACAGCGAGGAGTGGCTCCAGCGGGTTGCTCGGTACACAGCAGAGTGTGCAGCTTTCATGGATGCCTCGATACTGCTGCAACCACATTTCCAGGAGCCCCCAGTATCAGCGGTGTTACCAAGCTATAAGTGGCTCCTTGTTGTGTACAGTCAAGATATCCTGAACAGGCTGGAGGATATTAAGGCTAAGATAACTTCAGTCtatggatgcattttaaaaatggactctACTAAGACGGTTAGAATTTGAATAGCTCTCATCTTCCAAATAATATACACTCAATCTTTACATAAATGTTCTGACGGTTTTTGAATTTTCAGATCACCAAGAAGCTCAGTGGAACTGCCAAGGGCACTGCCCGGTGGCTGACTTCTGTGGGGAACGAAATGGGTCAGGTACTCATTAGTGTCCTAACAGCCAGTGAGGGTCCAGCATTGGATCTTATGGCTGCAGGCCTGATGGACAGGTAATAATGACAATACTGATGAACTATTAGCTATTTAAAAGAACGAGTTCTAAAATGCTTAACAGAATtgcaaaaaatgaaagtgacattATGGATGGATTCAGAATGAAAAACTAAATGCACCAACATGACTTCCTCAGGTACCAGAGCGCAGGGGTGGATCCTCCTGTTGCACTTTATGTGGACAACGGCTGCTGTAAAGAGGTGGGCGAGACCAAGATCAAGGCCAAATTTGGGCGGTGGCCAAATTTGATTGTCCGTCTAGACATTTGGCATTTCATGCGTCGTTTGGCAGTGGGATGTACTACTGATGCACATCAGCTGTACCCCACCTTCATGGCACGCATGTCAGCCTGCATATTTGAGTGGGATGCAACAGATGTGGCGGAGCTCAGAAGGGCCAAGAAGGCACAACTGTTGCAGGAGGGCTGGCCCGCTCTCTCTGACCAGGAGTT encodes:
- the LOC115247232 gene encoding uncharacterized protein, with the translated sequence MVCSSPEEWHYMYQELPAAAASTCIVGQSTSASTGDSAVSSPAHSFSVIPSVVPVTTHAGDTSVTLPPPQRSPVSSTDVSTAPIRSRINISMFERSRFGGKHVRAAKPNLNVSRKPSQVPVTTSGHEGPGAASAIYPSPDPVPLPKQPHQPSPSRPTVSASPDTFLAPPLPPPVQRPAPAQPVTDHTVVSNLNPFQPEHSAALPLLWPKTMPQQDHKWVSSALFRVGSGGKLELRDQLQLWYYPPQSSLVYHQAPTPCRFFAQSLLLWMPYRLWKVRLLCLKPACNGHPLASGGLHKRVRQVLDVDRYYNLVTETLICTKCRTSQLSWSQAILQQLDLEHRSEFRVILTRRYACDIRVIRQLRERGLGNSPSRIILQLKENHSEEWLQRVARYTAECAAFMDASILLQPHFQEPPVSAVLPSYKWLLVVYSQDILNRLEDIKAKITSVYGCILKMDSTKTITKKLSGTAKGTARWLTSVGNEMGQVLISVLTASEGPALDLMAAGLMDRYQSAGVDPPVALYVDNGCCKEVGETKIKAKFGRWPNLIVRLDIWHFMRRLAVGCTTDAHQLYPTFMARMSACIFEWDATDVAELRRAKKAQLLQEGWPALSDQELDKHIKKDELALHCRRRTRGEETSIQLLDQLLTELMSGKGNDALGVPLLDTVRMQHIWRIQRRHVRCIQDPPGLALYTETGSTRKGGVVLKTFRCARGSTSLESFHCHLNRFIPGNSANLLNYQIYLLEGLSRWNQDRAAAAVTSEPSTLRTYTGELVHCVNSNYEKVFGRKLIPGFSPPAKYTGELIGVQYLLRQNNEPLQDMHPNSEETSQLMEDLDVEEPKDPDEGFEDFLGSEATIVDLMVSNPIKEIYPPPAVLCPSAVPPPPSAVCATASRTASGSRPIALCKNKTYLSATLPTPAPSLPAAHLQHASKYSWTGKTEGTAN